In a genomic window of Hydrogenimonas thermophila:
- the purB gene encoding adenylosuccinate lyase, whose protein sequence is MVERYAREEMKSKWTMEAKYQAWLDVEIAAVKAWNRLGLIPDEDAKKIEENASFNIERIDEIEKETRHDVIAFLTSVAESLGEESRWVHYGMTSSDTIDTAVALQMRDSLKIIIEDVKTVMETIKRRAMEHKLTLMVGRSHGIHGEPITFGLVLAIWYDEMKRHLKNLEETYEVINVGKISGAMGNFAHAPIELEEYVCEELGLKPAPVSNQIIQRDRYARLMSALALMASTVEKIAVAIRHFQRTEVYECEEYFHKGQKGSSAMPHKRNPVLSENITGLARMVRSYCIPAMENVALWHERDISHSSVERFILPDSFITADFMLMRLNGLLDKLVVYPENMMKNLNLTGGLVFSQRVLLELPKRGVTREDAYKIVQRNAMKVWEDLQKGKPALNEKGESLYLQYLLSDEELRNKLSEEEIRECFDYGYYTKNVDRIFERVFA, encoded by the coding sequence ATGGTCGAACGATATGCCAGAGAAGAGATGAAGTCGAAATGGACAATGGAAGCTAAATATCAAGCATGGCTTGATGTAGAGATTGCAGCAGTAAAAGCTTGGAACCGCCTTGGCTTGATTCCTGATGAAGATGCAAAGAAGATAGAAGAAAATGCATCATTTAATATTGAAAGAATTGATGAAATTGAAAAAGAGACAAGACATGATGTCATTGCATTTTTAACTTCTGTTGCTGAAAGTTTGGGTGAAGAGAGTAGATGGGTTCATTATGGAATGACAAGCTCAGACACAATAGATACAGCAGTAGCTCTTCAAATGAGAGACAGTCTAAAAATCATCATTGAAGATGTAAAAACTGTCATGGAGACAATCAAACGAAGAGCAATGGAACACAAACTTACTCTAATGGTAGGGCGAAGTCATGGTATTCATGGTGAGCCTATTACATTTGGTTTAGTGCTTGCTATCTGGTATGATGAGATGAAGCGTCATCTAAAAAACCTTGAAGAGACATATGAAGTAATCAATGTAGGAAAAATAAGTGGTGCTATGGGTAACTTTGCTCATGCTCCAATAGAACTTGAAGAGTATGTTTGTGAAGAGCTTGGACTTAAACCGGCACCTGTCTCTAACCAAATCATACAGCGTGATCGTTATGCTAGATTGATGAGTGCACTTGCATTAATGGCATCTACAGTTGAAAAGATTGCAGTGGCAATCAGACACTTTCAAAGAACAGAAGTTTATGAATGCGAAGAGTATTTCCACAAAGGACAAAAAGGAAGTTCAGCAATGCCACATAAACGAAACCCTGTTCTTAGTGAAAATATTACAGGTTTGGCAAGAATGGTTCGAAGCTACTGCATACCTGCTATGGAGAATGTGGCTCTTTGGCATGAACGTGACATTAGCCACAGTTCTGTTGAACGTTTCATTTTGCCTGACAGCTTCATTACAGCAGACTTTATGTTGATGCGTTTAAACGGATTGCTTGACAAACTTGTTGTCTATCCGGAAAACATGATGAAAAATCTAAACCTAACTGGTGGTTTGGTTTTCTCACAACGCGTTCTTCTTGAACTACCAAAACGTGGTGTAACTAGAGAAGATGCTTACAAAATTGTTCAGCGTAATGCAATGAAAGTTTGGGAAGATCTTCAAAAAGGAAAACCTGCTTTAAATGAGAAAGGTGAGAGTCTTTACTTGCAATATCTTCTTTCTGATGAAGAGCTTAGAAACAAACTAAGTGAAGAAGAGATTCGTGAATGTTTTGATTATGGATACTATACTAAAAATGTTGACAGAATTTTTGAAAGAGTTTTTGCATAA
- a CDS encoding RluA family pseudouridine synthase, producing MGFIKRYYYVEEPIPAFLFLMKQLGVSQGQSQRIITTGRLFVNGKVWERSGHKIQGHVEVKMFVPQSKGVEPIFTTPDFGLFDKPSGVLVHPRTRFTNYSLLDDIRHVYGKDANAIHRIDKETSGLLLVSRNKESERRLKLMFESRNVKKSYLAWVRGKIDKPFKVNVPLKRNDDFSTIKLKVLVDPDGKDALTYFEPIEYDEIHDATLIQAFPHTGRQHQIRVHLFHVKHPIIGDPIYGVPTEIAIKYLDKEITEEERLYYMGAKRLLLHAQTLTFDYQGVSYNFNSKFDFESLKSLIVKPKNRFSFCLP from the coding sequence ATGGGATTTATAAAAAGATATTATTATGTAGAAGAGCCGATTCCTGCTTTCCTTTTTTTAATGAAGCAGTTAGGTGTGTCACAAGGTCAGTCACAAAGAATAATCACTACAGGCAGACTTTTTGTAAATGGTAAAGTTTGGGAACGAAGTGGACATAAAATCCAAGGTCACGTAGAAGTAAAGATGTTTGTTCCTCAAAGTAAAGGAGTTGAACCTATATTTACAACTCCTGACTTTGGTCTGTTTGATAAACCAAGTGGAGTACTTGTACATCCAAGAACCAGATTTACAAACTACTCTCTTTTAGATGATATTCGTCATGTTTATGGCAAAGATGCCAATGCAATACATCGTATTGATAAAGAGACAAGTGGTTTACTTTTAGTAAGTAGAAACAAAGAGTCTGAGCGAAGACTAAAACTTATGTTTGAAAGTCGAAATGTAAAAAAGAGCTATTTGGCATGGGTAAGAGGAAAAATAGATAAGCCTTTCAAAGTAAATGTACCACTAAAACGGAATGATGATTTTTCTACTATTAAGCTAAAAGTTCTTGTTGATCCAGATGGTAAAGATGCATTGACATATTTTGAACCTATTGAGTATGATGAAATTCATGATGCAACTTTAATACAGGCTTTTCCACATACAGGAAGACAACATCAAATCAGAGTACACCTGTTTCACGTGAAACATCCGATAATTGGAGATCCAATCTATGGAGTTCCTACAGAGATTGCTATTAAGTATCTGGACAAAGAGATTACAGAAGAAGAGAGATTGTACTACATGGGAGCCAAACGTTTACTGCTTCATGCTCAAACATTGACGTTTGACTACCAAGGAGTGTCATATAATTTTAATTCAAAATTCGACTTTGAAAGTTTAAAGAGCTTGATTGTAAAACCAAAAAACCGATTTAGCTTTTGTTTGCCATAA
- the rlmN gene encoding 23S rRNA (adenine(2503)-C(2))-methyltransferase RlmN: protein MKPSILDYTQTELEKIFPPKFRVKQIYNWVYQHHIDSFLQMQNIPKKLREELENNFLISPMKIVQKQKSSDGSIKYLFELQDGHTVESVLLKMKDAEYDEKGELIHHAKYTVCVSSQVGCKVGCSFCLTAKGGFIRNLTAGEIVGQVLEIKKDNDIASNRRVNIVYMGMGEPLDNLENLAKAIQIFGNENGLSISPKRQTVSTSGISTKIKKLGEMELGVQLAISLHAVDDELREELIPMNKAYNIASIIEAVKAFPVNTRKRVMFEYLVIKDVNDDIKSAKKLIKLLEGIKAKVNLIYFNPYPGSDFKRPEPERMRQFQEYLLSKGLLCTVRESKGLDISAACGQLREQELSKEVS from the coding sequence TTGAAACCTTCCATTCTTGATTACACACAAACTGAACTTGAAAAGATATTTCCTCCAAAGTTTCGAGTGAAACAGATTTACAATTGGGTATATCAACACCATATTGACTCTTTTTTACAGATGCAAAATATTCCAAAAAAACTTCGTGAAGAGTTAGAAAATAATTTCCTAATTTCACCTATGAAAATTGTCCAAAAACAGAAAAGCAGTGATGGGAGTATTAAATATCTTTTCGAACTTCAAGATGGACATACTGTTGAATCTGTACTTTTAAAAATGAAAGATGCAGAGTATGATGAAAAGGGTGAACTGATTCATCATGCAAAATATACAGTTTGTGTATCTAGTCAAGTAGGATGTAAAGTAGGGTGCTCTTTTTGTCTTACTGCAAAAGGAGGATTTATTCGAAACTTGACTGCAGGTGAAATAGTAGGACAGGTGCTTGAAATAAAAAAAGATAATGACATTGCAAGTAACAGAAGAGTCAATATTGTTTATATGGGAATGGGTGAACCACTTGATAATCTAGAAAATCTTGCAAAAGCTATTCAGATATTTGGTAATGAAAATGGTCTTAGTATTTCACCTAAACGTCAAACAGTATCAACAAGTGGTATAAGTACAAAGATAAAAAAACTGGGAGAAATGGAACTTGGTGTACAATTGGCAATAAGTTTACATGCTGTTGATGATGAGTTAAGAGAAGAGCTTATTCCAATGAATAAAGCTTACAATATTGCATCAATCATAGAAGCTGTCAAAGCATTTCCTGTAAATACAAGAAAAAGAGTAATGTTTGAATACTTGGTAATCAAAGATGTCAATGATGACATTAAAAGCGCAAAAAAGCTAATAAAGCTTCTAGAGGGCATAAAAGCAAAAGTAAACTTAATATATTTCAACCCTTACCCAGGATCTGATTTTAAACGTCCAGAGCCTGAAAGAATGAGGCAATTTCAAGAGTATCTTCTAAGCAAAGGACTTCTTTGTACAGTACGTGAATCAAAAGGTCTTGACATCAGCGCAGCTTGTGGACAGCTGCGCGAGCAAGAATTATCAAAGGAAGTCTCATGA
- a CDS encoding purine-nucleoside phosphorylase, translated as MIICAGNNETFPFATPIGMGLCESAVNLTRLVLMNPPEFLLFVGSAGSYGKFNIFDIVESKAASQIELSFLLKKSYTPLENNVIVSDENVSRETPLAKIANEGRPIIVNSSNYISTDFHLSQNFNRLGIGLENMEFYSVMQVAQNFNIPCGGIFVITNMCNENAHNDFLANHNEAMTKLIEYLKKRIPNLETFHS; from the coding sequence ATGATTATCTGCGCAGGTAACAATGAAACATTTCCTTTTGCAACTCCAATTGGCATGGGGCTTTGTGAAAGTGCAGTAAACCTGACCAGGTTGGTTCTAATGAATCCACCTGAGTTTCTACTTTTTGTAGGAAGTGCAGGAAGTTATGGAAAATTTAATATTTTTGACATTGTAGAATCAAAAGCAGCCAGTCAAATAGAACTCTCTTTTTTACTAAAAAAGAGTTATACTCCATTAGAAAACAATGTAATTGTTTCAGATGAAAATGTTTCACGTGAAACTCCACTTGCAAAAATTGCAAATGAAGGCAGACCTATTATTGTCAACTCAAGCAATTACATTTCTACAGATTTTCATTTGTCACAAAATTTTAACCGCTTGGGAATAGGGCTAGAAAATATGGAGTTTTACTCTGTAATGCAGGTTGCACAAAACTTCAATATTCCTTGCGGGGGAATATTTGTCATTACAAATATGTGCAATGAAAATGCTCATAATGACTTCCTAGCCAATCATAATGAAGCAATGACAAAACTAATTGAATATCTTAAAAAAAGGATACCAAACCTTGAAACCTTCCATTCTTGA
- the hisF gene encoding imidazole glycerol phosphate synthase subunit HisF produces the protein METFAKRIIPCLDVKDGRVVKGVNFVGLKDAGDPVEVAKRYNEEGADEVTFLDITASHENRDTIVHIVKEVAKEVFIPLTVGGGIRKLDDIYALLNVGCDKVSINSAAIKRPDFIDEGAKRFGSQCIVVAIDAKRVGPEKWNVFINGGRIDTGIDVLEWAKEVVDRGAGEILLTSMDADGTKAGYDNILNSAVSKSVNVPVIASGGAGTMEHIKDAFEAGADAALAASIFHFREIDIMDLKNYLHKNNIPVRL, from the coding sequence TTGGAAACATTTGCTAAACGTATAATCCCTTGTTTGGATGTTAAAGATGGGCGTGTAGTTAAAGGTGTCAATTTTGTTGGACTAAAAGATGCCGGAGATCCGGTAGAAGTTGCAAAAAGATATAATGAAGAGGGTGCAGATGAAGTAACCTTCCTTGACATTACTGCCAGCCATGAAAATCGTGACACTATTGTACATATTGTCAAAGAGGTTGCAAAAGAGGTTTTTATTCCTTTGACAGTTGGTGGTGGTATTCGTAAACTGGATGACATTTATGCACTTTTAAATGTGGGATGTGACAAAGTAAGTATCAACTCTGCAGCTATTAAACGACCTGACTTTATTGATGAAGGAGCTAAACGTTTTGGTTCGCAATGTATTGTAGTTGCTATAGATGCCAAACGTGTTGGACCTGAAAAGTGGAATGTTTTTATTAATGGTGGACGCATTGACACAGGTATTGATGTTTTAGAGTGGGCAAAAGAGGTTGTTGATCGTGGAGCAGGGGAGATACTGTTAACATCTATGGATGCTGACGGAACAAAAGCAGGATATGACAATATTTTAAATAGTGCTGTAAGTAAATCTGTAAATGTTCCTGTAATTGCCAGTGGAGGAGCTGGGACAATGGAGCATATAAAAGATGCTTTTGAAGCTGGAGCTGATGCTGCACTTGCAGCTTCTATTTTTCATTTCCGTGAAATTGACATTATGGATCTAAAAAATTACTTACATAAAAACAATATTCCGGTGAGACTATGA
- the rsmA gene encoding 16S rRNA (adenine(1518)-N(6)/adenine(1519)-N(6))-dimethyltransferase RsmA: MINRNAHIDSEKIAKKKFGQNFLKDETVLHQIIESMPNDDKPIVEIGPGLGDLTRYLVEIKDVTAYEVDKDLCEHLRKRFKVAIENGRLTLRCTDVLIHWDQESLGDQPYHMVANLPYYIATNIILRALKDHNCQSLLVMVQKEVAEKFSAQPGQKSFSALAVLAQSTGEVQLCFDVPPEAFVPAPKVVSSVLRIVKKKTFSDPAFEIFLKTAFAQPRKTLAKNLSSAFCKKDVVAALDSLDLGSSVRPHEVETSLYHHLYKILKGDIDGREEKSG, from the coding sequence ATGATAAACCGAAATGCTCATATAGACAGTGAAAAAATTGCCAAAAAGAAATTTGGCCAAAATTTTTTAAAAGATGAAACTGTTTTACATCAGATCATCGAATCGATGCCCAATGATGATAAACCTATTGTGGAGATTGGGCCTGGATTAGGTGATTTAACCAGATATCTGGTTGAGATTAAGGATGTCACCGCTTATGAGGTGGACAAAGACCTGTGTGAGCATTTGCGCAAGCGTTTTAAAGTAGCCATAGAAAATGGTAGGCTTACACTTCGTTGCACAGATGTTCTAATCCATTGGGATCAAGAGAGTTTAGGTGATCAGCCTTACCATATGGTTGCAAACCTACCCTATTACATTGCGACAAATATAATATTGCGTGCGCTGAAAGACCATAATTGTCAAAGTTTACTGGTCATGGTGCAAAAAGAGGTTGCTGAAAAGTTTAGTGCTCAACCTGGGCAAAAATCTTTTTCAGCTCTTGCTGTATTGGCACAAAGTACGGGTGAGGTACAATTATGTTTTGATGTACCTCCTGAAGCTTTCGTACCTGCACCGAAAGTAGTGTCGTCAGTACTTCGAATTGTCAAGAAAAAGACATTTAGCGATCCGGCATTTGAAATCTTTTTAAAGACGGCTTTTGCTCAGCCTCGCAAGACACTTGCCAAAAATCTTTCGAGTGCGTTTTGCAAAAAAGATGTAGTAGCAGCTCTTGATTCTTTGGATTTGGGTTCTTCTGTTCGTCCACATGAAGTGGAAACATCCCTCTATCACCACCTATATAAAATTTTAAAAGGTGATATTGATGGAAGAGAAGAAAAATCAGGATAA
- a CDS encoding ribonuclease J, with protein sequence MEEKKNQDNQTNNSDDKSQNNYNRQNRRPRRPRNSNTQQQSSEKNNSTSARNDNASNNVNRTRNTQRNTYQKGRSNQRGRRSNGRNPESHYRTPSNVQRSSDGIYTDINQAIAANKAMHEERLNTAAKIDINNKARVRFTPLGGLGEIGGNMAVLETENSAIVIDVGMSFPTEEMHGVDILVPDFSYLHTIKDKIDGIVITHAHEDHIGAVPYLFKELKFPIYGTPLPLGMISNKFDEHGLKNDKKYFRFIEKRRPIRIGDFEVEWLHMTHSIIDASSLAIRTPAGVIIHTGDFKIDHTPVDNYPADLHRLAQYGEEGVLCLLSDSTNSHKAGITRSEKTVGPTFDHLFSKAKGRVIMSTFSSNIHRVYQAIEHGIKYNRKVAVIGRSMERNLETARQLGYIDIPEDIFIDAHEVVRYNDNEVLIVTTGSQGESMSALYRMATDEHRHIKIKPSDTVIISAKAIPGNEASVSRVMNHLMRAGATVAYQDFSEIHVSGHAAQEEQKLMLRLTQPKFFLPVHGEYNHIARHAKTAVECGVDERNILLMSDGDQIEITPKYLKKVRTVKTGKTYIDNQANSEIENDIVLDRQKLATEGIIMIVAQIDQREHKLVGHPRVSSFGIVADKDDKKFAKEIEAIIETYMTHKEESENLDTRTIENDIRQAVRKHVLRKMKRYPLIVPTIYVI encoded by the coding sequence ATGGAAGAGAAGAAAAATCAGGATAATCAAACAAATAATAGCGATGACAAATCACAAAATAATTACAATAGACAAAATAGAAGACCAAGAAGACCAAGAAATAGTAACACCCAACAACAAAGCAGTGAAAAAAACAACTCTACCTCTGCACGTAATGATAATGCATCAAATAATGTAAATCGCACACGAAATACACAACGCAACACATATCAAAAAGGGCGCAGTAATCAGCGCGGCAGACGAAGTAATGGGCGAAACCCTGAATCTCACTACAGAACTCCTTCAAATGTACAGCGTAGTAGTGATGGTATTTACACCGATATAAATCAGGCAATTGCTGCAAATAAAGCTATGCACGAAGAGCGTCTTAACACAGCAGCAAAAATTGATATTAATAATAAAGCACGTGTCCGTTTTACTCCTCTTGGAGGTTTGGGTGAAATTGGCGGCAACATGGCTGTACTTGAAACAGAAAATAGTGCTATTGTTATTGATGTGGGAATGAGCTTCCCGACAGAAGAGATGCATGGGGTTGATATTTTAGTTCCTGATTTCAGTTATCTTCATACAATTAAAGACAAAATAGACGGTATTGTTATTACCCACGCACATGAAGACCATATTGGAGCTGTTCCTTATCTTTTTAAAGAGTTGAAGTTTCCTATATATGGTACACCTCTTCCTCTTGGAATGATTTCCAACAAATTTGATGAGCATGGTTTGAAAAATGATAAAAAATATTTTCGCTTCATTGAGAAGAGAAGACCAATAAGAATAGGAGATTTTGAAGTTGAGTGGCTGCATATGACACACTCTATTATTGATGCGTCATCTTTGGCTATCAGAACACCTGCAGGAGTTATAATTCATACAGGCGACTTTAAAATAGATCACACTCCAGTTGACAACTACCCTGCTGATTTGCACAGATTGGCACAATATGGTGAAGAGGGAGTTTTATGTCTTCTTTCAGATAGTACCAATTCACATAAAGCAGGCATTACACGAAGTGAAAAGACAGTTGGACCTACTTTTGATCACCTTTTCTCTAAAGCAAAGGGACGGGTCATTATGTCAACTTTCTCATCAAACATTCACCGTGTATATCAAGCCATAGAACACGGCATAAAATATAACCGAAAGGTTGCAGTTATTGGACGTTCTATGGAGCGAAACTTGGAAACAGCCAGACAACTGGGCTATATAGATATACCTGAAGATATTTTTATTGATGCGCATGAAGTTGTTCGATACAATGATAACGAAGTGCTTATTGTTACAACAGGTAGTCAGGGTGAGTCTATGAGTGCTCTTTATCGTATGGCTACAGATGAGCATCGCCACATTAAAATCAAGCCAAGCGATACTGTTATTATTTCTGCTAAAGCTATTCCTGGAAATGAGGCAAGTGTCTCTCGTGTTATGAATCATTTAATGAGAGCTGGCGCTACTGTTGCTTACCAAGACTTTAGTGAAATTCATGTTTCAGGACATGCTGCTCAAGAAGAGCAAAAACTTATGTTAAGACTTACTCAACCAAAATTCTTTTTACCTGTTCACGGTGAATATAATCATATTGCACGTCATGCTAAAACTGCTGTAGAGTGTGGTGTTGATGAGCGTAATATTCTTTTAATGAGTGATGGTGATCAAATTGAGATAACACCAAAATATCTTAAAAAAGTAAGAACTGTAAAAACGGGAAAAACATATATTGACAATCAAGCAAATAGTGAAATAGAGAATGACATTGTTCTTGATCGTCAGAAACTGGCAACAGAGGGAATCATAATGATTGTTGCCCAAATAGATCAAAGAGAGCATAAATTGGTTGGTCACCCTCGTGTAAGCAGTTTTGGAATTGTAGCTGATAAAGATGACAAAAAATTTGCCAAAGAGATAGAAGCAATTATAGAGACATATATGACTCATAAAGAAGAGAGTGAAAATCTTGATACTAGAACAATAGAAAATGATATTCGACAAGCTGTCCGCAAACATGTTCTTCGTAAAATGAAACGCTATCCTCTAATTGTCCCAACAATTTATGTCATATAA
- a CDS encoding KpsF/GutQ family sugar-phosphate isomerase, translating into MNPQDIAKEVLETEAKTLLDAVKLIDDAFDKAVEIMYNTKGKCIITGVGKSGLIGAKIAATLASTGTPSFFIHPTEALHGDLGMIGPQDSVLAISYSGESEELIKILPHIKRFDIPLIAMAGKDDSTLAKYGDVFLSIQVEKEACPLGAAPTSSTTLTLALGDALAVALMKKRNFKAEDFASFHPGGSLGKRLFVKIEDLMRKENLPKIKPDTPLKEAVVVMSEGRLGNVLIVDENDTLIGVLSDGDVRRALMQTDFSIDTEAIKYSNLSPKTCQNERMLASEALEMIENYKIQMLPIVDELGHVKGVLHLHDLVEAGIKR; encoded by the coding sequence ATGAATCCGCAGGATATTGCCAAAGAGGTACTGGAAACTGAGGCTAAAACTCTACTAGATGCAGTAAAACTTATTGATGATGCATTTGATAAAGCAGTTGAAATTATGTATAACACAAAAGGCAAATGCATTATTACAGGAGTAGGAAAGTCTGGCCTCATTGGTGCAAAGATTGCAGCAACATTGGCCAGTACAGGAACGCCAAGTTTTTTTATTCATCCTACTGAAGCACTTCATGGTGATTTGGGTATGATAGGACCACAAGATTCGGTACTTGCAATCAGTTATAGCGGTGAAAGTGAAGAGTTGATCAAGATTTTACCGCATATCAAACGATTTGATATTCCATTGATTGCTATGGCTGGCAAAGATGATTCAACCCTGGCTAAATATGGTGATGTCTTTTTATCTATTCAAGTAGAAAAAGAGGCATGTCCATTAGGTGCTGCTCCTACATCTTCTACAACATTGACTCTTGCATTGGGTGATGCATTGGCTGTGGCACTAATGAAAAAACGAAACTTTAAAGCTGAAGATTTTGCATCTTTTCATCCTGGTGGATCGCTTGGAAAGCGTCTTTTTGTCAAAATAGAAGATTTAATGAGAAAAGAGAATCTTCCAAAAATCAAACCAGATACACCTCTTAAAGAGGCAGTGGTTGTAATGAGTGAAGGACGGCTTGGGAATGTACTAATTGTGGATGAAAATGATACTCTAATAGGGGTACTTAGTGATGGTGATGTTAGACGTGCATTAATGCAAACAGACTTTTCAATTGACACCGAAGCAATCAAATACTCTAATCTTTCACCAAAAACATGCCAAAATGAGAGGATGCTTGCATCTGAGGCATTGGAAATGATAGAAAATTATAAAATCCAGATGCTCCCAATTGTTGATGAATTGGGACATGTAAAAGGTGTATTACACCTGCACGATCTGGTAGAAGCAGGAATTAAACGATGA
- a CDS encoding pseudouridine synthase: MSQYSSNTKNEVRLNKFLSHNTKYSRREADKLIEAGRVEVNGKVVTDFSYKVKPDDKVKLNGRYIKPKSMHEMTVIVYHKPKGELVTKKDPKGRKTIYDTLPKKFAHFVPIGRLDFASEGLLLLTDSPRVADILMNSNLERVYNLKIRGSITQAMEKAMQEGMKVRSKKGAHEKSKIEEMEFAPFFAYQIIKNESNYSKIRVAIGEGKNRELRRFFGYFDREVLDLHRVSFGGISLNNLPKGKTRFLSQKEYDDLHAFIKAQQEKEYFAKKDGKQIRGDELND, translated from the coding sequence ATGAGCCAATATAGCTCTAATACCAAAAATGAGGTGAGATTAAATAAATTTCTCTCTCACAATACCAAGTATTCACGTCGTGAAGCTGATAAATTGATTGAAGCTGGACGTGTTGAAGTTAATGGGAAGGTTGTTACTGATTTTTCATATAAAGTAAAACCGGATGATAAAGTTAAATTAAATGGTAGATATATCAAGCCTAAATCTATGCATGAGATGACTGTGATTGTATATCACAAACCTAAAGGTGAGCTTGTAACAAAAAAAGATCCTAAAGGTCGCAAGACAATATATGATACATTGCCTAAAAAATTTGCACACTTTGTACCTATTGGTAGACTAGACTTTGCAAGTGAAGGTCTTTTGCTTTTAACAGACTCACCACGTGTTGCAGATATTTTAATGAACAGCAATCTTGAACGTGTGTATAATCTTAAAATAAGAGGATCCATTACTCAAGCTATGGAAAAGGCGATGCAGGAGGGAATGAAAGTCCGCAGCAAAAAAGGGGCACACGAAAAGAGTAAGATTGAAGAGATGGAGTTTGCACCTTTCTTTGCTTATCAAATTATAAAAAATGAGTCTAATTACTCAAAAATTCGTGTAGCAATAGGTGAAGGAAAAAACAGAGAACTACGCCGTTTCTTTGGATATTTCGATCGTGAAGTGCTAGATTTGCATCGTGTCAGTTTTGGCGGTATAAGTCTTAACAATCTGCCAAAAGGAAAAACCCGCTTTTTGAGCCAAAAAGAGTATGATGACTTGCATGCATTTATTAAAGCACAGCAGGAGAAAGAGTACTTTGCTAAAAAAGATGGGAAGCAAATTCGAGGAGATGAACTAAATGATTGA
- a CDS encoding secondary thiamine-phosphate synthase enzyme YjbQ produces the protein MIELTVQTKHTSEMIDITEMVHEAVIKKGIKSGIVTVFVPHTTASIILFENIDPQLRRDFLAALGRVAPADIKYHHQGENAAAHIKSALCGARIVVPMENAKLQLGEWQGIFLCEFDGPRERKVIVQVVNG, from the coding sequence ATGATTGAACTTACTGTACAGACTAAACACACATCAGAGATGATAGATATTACCGAAATGGTTCACGAAGCGGTAATTAAAAAAGGAATAAAAAGCGGTATAGTTACGGTATTTGTGCCACATACTACAGCTAGCATTATTCTTTTTGAAAATATTGATCCACAGCTTAGACGAGATTTTCTTGCTGCATTAGGACGTGTCGCACCGGCTGATATCAAGTATCACCATCAGGGAGAAAATGCTGCAGCTCACATTAAATCAGCTCTTTGTGGTGCTAGAATTGTTGTTCCAATGGAGAATGCAAAACTTCAGCTTGGTGAATGGCAGGGAATCTTTCTATGTGAATTTGATGGTCCACGAGAACGCAAAGTAATTGTACAGGTTGTCAACGGCTAA